The following is a genomic window from Fusibacter sp. A1.
GATTCGATCTGCTTTTCGATCATATGATGCTTTTTAAAATAGCTCAGCGCTTCACGGAACTCACCCTTGTTTTCATAATGTATCGACCAATATTCATAGAGCATCTTCAGGTATTCGATGTCCCTGTCCTTGAGCGATTCTTCCTCAAGCTTGTAAAAGAGCTCCAGCCTGTCGACGTCGTCTAGTATCAGATCGTACATGACACGGTTCAGCTTGTATCTTTTTAAATAGAAGCTGTCACTCAGCTTTTCAGAAACGAGATTGCCCTTGTCGAATACCGACTTAAGCTGGTCAAGGTTTCCAAGCTTGAAGTAGCACTGCCCTAACGCTCCGTAAATGTCTAGGAGCACGTAGTTCTGATTCATGATTTTTGCCTGTTCAAGCGATTTTAAATAGTATTCGACAGCTTCATCTACAAGGCCCAGTTCGTAATAGAGCTGGCCCAGATTAAGTAGAATCGTCGATTTGATATCCTTTACATCAAGCTGGTCGCAAAGCGCAAGAGCCCTATTGTAGTGGGCCATGGCCGCGCCGTAGTCCTGATCGTTTAGAAAAACTTCGCCTAGGTTGTTGTAAAGTGCGACCTTTTGAATAAGGCTCGCATCCTGGGTCATGTTCTTTTCAAAATGAAGCAGCACGCGTTTAGCCCGGTCCATCTGCCCCATCCGGTAATAGACATATCCAAGCTGGTTGAGTGCCCGGTTCATACCTGACACGTAACCGATTTCCTTGCATAAGCCGTAGTTCTCAAGCTGCAGGATCACAGCTTCTTCATAGCGGTTGCATATCGTATAGACGACACCTATCGAAATCCTTACCTCGTAGTCAAGCGTAGGCTCGCCATATTCCTTCACCTTGGACTGGATGGCATGGATTTGCCTTAGCGCCTCTTCTGGGTTTTCGTATGCGATCGACGTGATGGGTCTAAGTTCATCTTTGAGTGATAACAAGTCCATAAGCCGCCCTCCTATACACTTGTTTATACCTCGCTTAGAAACAGCTAATCAATAAAAAAAAGCCATCCGCTAGCGGATGGCTTGATTTATTGATTATTCTGCACTCATACCTGTGTTGTTGATGTTGAAGATTAGGTAGAATAGTGTAGTTTGTTGTGTAACTTGGAAGTGTGGGTGGTCGATGTATTGCTCAACGAACTCACCTGAAAGACCACAACGGTCAACTTCGCCAGTTTCATAAAGGTTTACGCCAGCTGCAACGTCTTTGATTTGACGGAAAGTAACGCCGTCGATCTTAACCATGTCAGCTGAATGGTAGCTAGGGTTTTTCATGAACGCATAACCGTAACCGATATCCCATTGAGTAAGCATGAACGCGCCGTTGTAAAGTGTCGTTTCGATAGAAGTACCGAAAGAATCAGCATTAGCTGTAACGAACGCTTCGTTTACTGGGTAGAAGTTAGGGAATGTCATAAGTTTTACAAAGTAAGGTACTGGAATTTCAAGAGTTACTTTTAAAGTGTAATCGTCAAGTGCTTCAACACCAAGCTCAGTTGTTGGCATTTCGCCAGCCATTACTGCAGCGTAGTTTTTAAGTTGAGCAGTTTCTACCATGAATTGGTATTGAGAACCAGTTGCTGGGTCTGCAAGTCTTCTCCATGAGTAAACGAAATCAGCAGCTGTAACAGGAGTACCGTTTGACCATACTGAATCATCTCTTAAGTTGAAGATGTATTCTGTACCTTCAGCGTTAACTGTAAAGTCTTTAGCAACACCCATTTCAACTACGTCGTCTTCGCCTAACATTACAAGACCTTCAAGTACGTTAGCCATAACTTCGAATGATACAGAGTTAGTCGCTTTGTTTGTATCCATTGATGGAATATCAGAAGTGTCAAGAAGTCTGATGATTTTCTTACCGTCAGTTTCAAGAGTAGTTTCTGCATATTTGTAAGTGTAGTCGCCACCGAATGCGTGATCGATTACGCCAGATACGTGTGGAGCCACTAGGCTTGAACCACCACGTTGGTATAAAGGAACTACAACAGCGTCTTCTTCAACTAAAAGTCTTTCTGTTTCTTGTAATAAAGTCCAACGAGCAGCAAGATCTGTAGTCAAGTCGCCAGTTTTTGTTCTAGCGATGTTCTCGTCGAAAGTAGCGCTTGAGTAACCAGCAGAGTTATGACCGCCACCTGTGACAAACATGTCAAGGAAAGTCATTGGGTCTGGATAGTCAGGGCCCCAACCAGCGAATTCAAACTCGAATTTACCTTCGTCAGCAAGTTCCAATTTGTTTTTGAATGGTTGTTGGTTAAGTGTAAGTGTAAGACCTTCAAGGTTAGCTTGCAATTGACCTT
Proteins encoded in this region:
- a CDS encoding tetratricopeptide repeat-containing diguanylate cyclase, which gives rise to MDLLSLKDELRPITSIAYENPEEALRQIHAIQSKVKEYGEPTLDYEVRISIGVVYTICNRYEEAVILQLENYGLCKEIGYVSGMNRALNQLGYVYYRMGQMDRAKRVLLHFEKNMTQDASLIQKVALYNNLGEVFLNDQDYGAAMAHYNRALALCDQLDVKDIKSTILLNLGQLYYELGLVDEAVEYYLKSLEQAKIMNQNYVLLDIYGALGQCYFKLGNLDQLKSVFDKGNLVSEKLSDSFYLKRYKLNRVMYDLILDDVDRLELFYKLEEESLKDRDIEYLKMLYEYWSIHYENKGEFREALSYFKKHHMIEKQIESQLMVDKLNIIRHEVKYNLNFDKTDIYEEATLQQIESERRRNKQLKLENEKLLSKVNYDELTGQLNRRALNKYLADYGQQDSSISLFLIDIDKFKLFNDTLGHLAGDDCLVQISHCINKIAKQKHDIFVRYGGEEFIYISRGKTPQQAQQLADEIRIAVQDMDIQYDAQDKRRYVTVSIGGVWAMPGTVKDEKQLIHLADVEMYRAKQSGRNYSFVRIQQ
- a CDS encoding ABC transporter substrate-binding protein encodes the protein MKKILALLLVFVMVFAMTACGAKEDTTPVTDEPATEAPADDTKDANANPVDISAKDLMKNVNARKAFATGFDKEYITDVILGNGSQAVNFFVPVGLATDEEGVDFRNAYPEGWLAFDVEASQAYWAAAKEELGFDTVTVEFLTYDSESSKKISEFIQGQLQANLEGLTLTLNQQPFKNKLELADEGKFEFEFAGWGPDYPDPMTFLDMFVTGGGHNSAGYSSATFDENIARTKTGDLTTDLAARWTLLQETERLLVEEDAVVVPLYQRGGSSLVAPHVSGVIDHAFGGDYTYKYAETTLETDGKKIIRLLDTSDIPSMDTNKATNSVSFEVMANVLEGLVMLGEDDVVEMGVAKDFTVNAEGTEYIFNLRDDSVWSNGTPVTAADFVYSWRRLADPATGSQYQFMVETAQLKNYAAVMAGEMPTTELGVEALDDYTLKVTLEIPVPYFVKLMTFPNFYPVNEAFVTANADSFGTSIETTLYNGAFMLTQWDIGYGYAFMKNPSYHSADMVKIDGVTFRQIKDVAAGVNLYETGEVDRCGLSGEFVEQYIDHPHFQVTQQTTLFYLIFNINNTGMSAE